A stretch of the Ascaphus truei isolate aAscTru1 chromosome 4, aAscTru1.hap1, whole genome shotgun sequence genome encodes the following:
- the LOC142492497 gene encoding uncharacterized protein LOC142492497 isoform X12 translates to MDTGLGPAAIHYLCPPPGGLLRAAAKDTNVLGAVREDRGDLPTTSMDRGALPTTSMDRGALPTTSIDRGALPTTSMDRGALPTTSTDRGVLPTTSMDRGALPTTSTDRGALPTTGMDRGVLPTTCTDRGVLPTTCTDRGVLPTTCTDRGALPTTSMDRGALPTTGTDRGVLPTTGMDPHVLSFPGIVPERLQIKSEREEPNAEEHLAPIKREIHSLPVGENCLNEEQIWTSAMSTSSLTPCSPKGPKTNDTCHTLDTCKEPVPRDCEFKGLVQHTAQTDSSSKSYERDSRRSCDAQLFVHCECGKNFSLNRNLLTNLCVHTSEQHFTCTDFGESFSLKGKLLSHQGLHTAEKPFNCTLCGKQLSTKGSLLTHQNINTGEKPFTCVECGKSFSRKSNLLWHYKNHTGEKPFTCTECGKSFSRKSNLLSHHKNHTGEKPFTCTECGKSFSRKSNLLWHYKNHTGEKPFTCTECGKSFSRKSQLLSHHKNHTGEKPFPCTECGKSFSWKSQLLSHHKIHTGEKPFTCTVCGKSFSRKENLLTHHKNHTGEKPFTCTDCGKSFSWKSQLLSHHKDHTGVKPFTCTVCGKSFSRKSNLVSHHKNHTGEKPFTCTECGKSFSRKSNLLWHYKNHTGEKPFTCTECGKQFIQKSCLLRHYKNHTGDKPFPCVVCGKSFSRKSQLLSHHNNHTGEKPFPCAVCGKSFSRKSNLVSHHKIHTGEKPFMCAECGKQFSEKSRLFEHERIHTGEKPFPCTVCGKSFSRKSNLLSHHKNHTGEKLFTCTECGKSSSRKSNLLWHYKNHTGEKPFTCTECGKSFSRKSQLLSHHRIHTGEKPFA, encoded by the exons GACTGGGACCTGCAGCCATTCATTATCTGTGTCCCCCCCCCGGGGGCCTCCTGAGAGCTGCAGCTAAAGACACTAATGTGCTTGGGGCAGTGAGGGAGGACAGAGGGGatctgcccactaccagcatggacagaggggcgctgcccactaccagcatggacagaggggcactgcccactaccagcatagacagaggggcactgcccactaccagcatggacagaggggcgctgcccactaccagcacggACAGAGGGgtgctgcccactaccagcatggacagaggggcgctgcccactaccagcacggACAGAGGAGCGCTGCCCACTACCGGCATGGACAGAGGGGTGCTGCCCACTACCTGCACGGACAGAGGGGTGCTGCCCACTACCTGCACGGACAGAGGGGTGCTGCCCACTACCTGCAcggacagaggggcactgcccactaccagcatggacagaggggcgctGCCCACTACCGGCACGGACAGAGGGGTGCTGCCCACTACCGGCATGGATCCCCACGTGCTAA gtttcccagggATTGTTCCGGAGAGGTTACAGAttaagtcagagagagaagagccgAACGCTGAGGAACATCTCGCCCCGATAAAGAGGGAAATACATTCATTACCTGTTGGGG AGAACTGCCTGAATGAGGAGCAGATCTGGACCTCTGCCATGTCCACAAGCTCGTTAACTCCTTGCAGCCCAAAAGGGCCAAAAACCAATGATACCTGCCACACTTTGGACACATGCAAGGAACCAGTGCCACGTGATTGTGAATTTAAAGGCCTTgtccagcacacagcacagacTGACTCGTCAAGCAAAAGTTATGAGAGAGATTCAAGAAGAAGCTGTGATGCTCAGCTTTTTGTCCATTGTGAGTGTGGTAAAAACTTCTCACTGAATAGGAACCTGCTCACAAACCTTTGTGTCCACACTAGCGAACAACACTTTACCTGTACAGACTTTGGGGAAAGTTTTTCACTGAAGGGGAAACTCCTTTCACACCAAGGGCTTCACACAGCTGAGAAACCTTTTAATTGTACACTGTGTGGGAAACAGTTAAGTACTAAGGGCAGCCTCCTCACCCACCAAAATATtaatacaggggagaaacctttcacatgtgtagagtgtggaaaaagcttttcacGAAAGAGCaacctcctgtggcactacaagAATCACACAggcgagaaacctttcacatgtacagagtgtggaaaaagcttttcgCGGAAGAGCAACCTCCTCAGCCACCACAAGAATCACACAGGCGAGAAACCCTTCACAtgcacagagtgtgggaaaagcttttcacgaAAGAGCaacctcctgtggcactacaagAATCACACAggcgagaaacctttcacatgtacagagtgtgggaaaagcttttcacggAAGAGCCAGCTCCTCAGCCACCACAAAAATCACACAGGCGAGAAACCTTtcccatgtacagagtgtgggaaaagcttttcatggAAGAGCCAGCTCCTCAGCCACCACAAGATTCACACAGGCGAGAAACCTTTCAcgtgtacagtgtgtgggaaaagcttttcacgtAAGGAGAACCTCCTCACCCACCACAAGAATCACActggggagaaacctttcacgtgTACAgattgtgggaaaagcttttcatggAAAAGCCAGCTTCTCAGCCACCACAAGGATCACACAGGTGTGAAACCTTTCAcgtgtacagtgtgtgggaaaagcttttcacggAAGAGCAACCTCGTCAGCCACCACAAgaatcacacaggggagaaacctttcacatgtacagagtgtgggaaaagcttttcacggAAGAGCAATCTTCTCTGGCACTACAAGAATCACACAggcgagaaacctttcacatgtacagagtgtgggaaacaattcattcAAAAGAGCTGCCTCCTCAGACACTACAAGAATCACACAGGAGATAAACCTTTCCCATGTGtagtgtgtgggaaaagcttttcacgtAAGAGCCAGCTCCTCAGCCACCACAACAATCACACAGGCGAGAAACCTTTCCCATGTGcagtgtgtgggaaaagcttttcacggAAAAGCAACCTTGTCAGTCACCACAAGATACACACAGGTGAGAAACCTTTcatgtgtgcagagtgtgggaaacaatttagtGAAAAAAGCAGACTCTTTGAACATGaaaggattcacacaggggagaaacctttcccatgtacagtgtgtgggaaaagcttttctcggaagagCAACCTCCTCAGCCACCACAAAAATCACACAGGCGAGAAacttttcacatgtacagagtgtgggaaaagctctTCACGGAAGAGCAACCTCCTATGGCACTACAAGAATCACACAggcgagaaacctttcacatgtacagagtgtgggaaaagcttttcacggAAGAGCCAGCTCCTCAGCCACCACAGGATCCATACGGGTGAGAAGCCTTTTGCTTGA
- the LOC142492497 gene encoding uncharacterized protein LOC142492497 isoform X15 — translation MSTSSLTPCSPKGPKTNDTCHTLDTCKEPVPRDCEFKGLVQHTAQTDSSSKSYERDSRRSCDAQLFVHCECGKNFSLNRNLLTNLCVHTSEQHFTCTDFGESFSLKGKLLSHQGLHTAEKPFNCTLCGKQLSTKGSLLTHQNINTGEKPFTCVECGKSFSRKSNLLWHYKNHTGEKPFTCTECGKSFSRKSNLLSHHKNHTGEKPFTCTECGKSFSRKSNLLWHYKNHTGEKPFTCTECGKSFSRKSQLLSHHKNHTGEKPFPCTECGKSFSWKSQLLSHHKIHTGEKPFTCTVCGKSFSRKENLLTHHKNHTGEKPFTCTDCGKSFSWKSQLLSHHKDHTGVKPFTCTVCGKSFSRKSNLVSHHKNHTGEKPFTCTECGKSFSRKSNLLWHYKNHTGEKPFTCTECGKQFIQKSCLLRHYKNHTGDKPFPCVVCGKSFSRKSQLLSHHNNHTGEKPFPCAVCGKSFSRKSNLVSHHKIHTGEKPFMCAECGKQFSEKSRLFEHERIHTGEKPFPCTVCGKSFSRKSNLLSHHKNHTGEKLFTCTECGKSSSRKSNLLWHYKNHTGEKPFTCTECGKSFSRKSQLLSHHRIHTGEKPFA, via the coding sequence ATGTCCACAAGCTCGTTAACTCCTTGCAGCCCAAAAGGGCCAAAAACCAATGATACCTGCCACACTTTGGACACATGCAAGGAACCAGTGCCACGTGATTGTGAATTTAAAGGCCTTgtccagcacacagcacagacTGACTCGTCAAGCAAAAGTTATGAGAGAGATTCAAGAAGAAGCTGTGATGCTCAGCTTTTTGTCCATTGTGAGTGTGGTAAAAACTTCTCACTGAATAGGAACCTGCTCACAAACCTTTGTGTCCACACTAGCGAACAACACTTTACCTGTACAGACTTTGGGGAAAGTTTTTCACTGAAGGGGAAACTCCTTTCACACCAAGGGCTTCACACAGCTGAGAAACCTTTTAATTGTACACTGTGTGGGAAACAGTTAAGTACTAAGGGCAGCCTCCTCACCCACCAAAATATtaatacaggggagaaacctttcacatgtgtagagtgtggaaaaagcttttcacGAAAGAGCaacctcctgtggcactacaagAATCACACAggcgagaaacctttcacatgtacagagtgtggaaaaagcttttcgCGGAAGAGCAACCTCCTCAGCCACCACAAGAATCACACAGGCGAGAAACCCTTCACAtgcacagagtgtgggaaaagcttttcacgaAAGAGCaacctcctgtggcactacaagAATCACACAggcgagaaacctttcacatgtacagagtgtgggaaaagcttttcacggAAGAGCCAGCTCCTCAGCCACCACAAAAATCACACAGGCGAGAAACCTTtcccatgtacagagtgtgggaaaagcttttcatggAAGAGCCAGCTCCTCAGCCACCACAAGATTCACACAGGCGAGAAACCTTTCAcgtgtacagtgtgtgggaaaagcttttcacgtAAGGAGAACCTCCTCACCCACCACAAGAATCACActggggagaaacctttcacgtgTACAgattgtgggaaaagcttttcatggAAAAGCCAGCTTCTCAGCCACCACAAGGATCACACAGGTGTGAAACCTTTCAcgtgtacagtgtgtgggaaaagcttttcacggAAGAGCAACCTCGTCAGCCACCACAAgaatcacacaggggagaaacctttcacatgtacagagtgtgggaaaagcttttcacggAAGAGCAATCTTCTCTGGCACTACAAGAATCACACAggcgagaaacctttcacatgtacagagtgtgggaaacaattcattcAAAAGAGCTGCCTCCTCAGACACTACAAGAATCACACAGGAGATAAACCTTTCCCATGTGtagtgtgtgggaaaagcttttcacgtAAGAGCCAGCTCCTCAGCCACCACAACAATCACACAGGCGAGAAACCTTTCCCATGTGcagtgtgtgggaaaagcttttcacggAAAAGCAACCTTGTCAGTCACCACAAGATACACACAGGTGAGAAACCTTTcatgtgtgcagagtgtgggaaacaatttagtGAAAAAAGCAGACTCTTTGAACATGaaaggattcacacaggggagaaacctttcccatgtacagtgtgtgggaaaagcttttctcggaagagCAACCTCCTCAGCCACCACAAAAATCACACAGGCGAGAAacttttcacatgtacagagtgtgggaaaagctctTCACGGAAGAGCAACCTCCTATGGCACTACAAGAATCACACAggcgagaaacctttcacatgtacagagtgtgggaaaagcttttcacggAAGAGCCAGCTCCTCAGCCACCACAGGATCCATACGGGTGAGAAGCCTTTTGCTTGA
- the LOC142492497 gene encoding uncharacterized protein LOC142492497 isoform X14 gives MTGPRENCLNEEQIWTSAMSTSSLTPCSPKGPKTNDTCHTLDTCKEPVPRDCEFKGLVQHTAQTDSSSKSYERDSRRSCDAQLFVHCECGKNFSLNRNLLTNLCVHTSEQHFTCTDFGESFSLKGKLLSHQGLHTAEKPFNCTLCGKQLSTKGSLLTHQNINTGEKPFTCVECGKSFSRKSNLLWHYKNHTGEKPFTCTECGKSFSRKSNLLSHHKNHTGEKPFTCTECGKSFSRKSNLLWHYKNHTGEKPFTCTECGKSFSRKSQLLSHHKNHTGEKPFPCTECGKSFSWKSQLLSHHKIHTGEKPFTCTVCGKSFSRKENLLTHHKNHTGEKPFTCTDCGKSFSWKSQLLSHHKDHTGVKPFTCTVCGKSFSRKSNLVSHHKNHTGEKPFTCTECGKSFSRKSNLLWHYKNHTGEKPFTCTECGKQFIQKSCLLRHYKNHTGDKPFPCVVCGKSFSRKSQLLSHHNNHTGEKPFPCAVCGKSFSRKSNLVSHHKIHTGEKPFMCAECGKQFSEKSRLFEHERIHTGEKPFPCTVCGKSFSRKSNLLSHHKNHTGEKLFTCTECGKSSSRKSNLLWHYKNHTGEKPFTCTECGKSFSRKSQLLSHHRIHTGEKPFA, from the exons ATGACGGGACCACGAG AGAACTGCCTGAATGAGGAGCAGATCTGGACCTCTGCCATGTCCACAAGCTCGTTAACTCCTTGCAGCCCAAAAGGGCCAAAAACCAATGATACCTGCCACACTTTGGACACATGCAAGGAACCAGTGCCACGTGATTGTGAATTTAAAGGCCTTgtccagcacacagcacagacTGACTCGTCAAGCAAAAGTTATGAGAGAGATTCAAGAAGAAGCTGTGATGCTCAGCTTTTTGTCCATTGTGAGTGTGGTAAAAACTTCTCACTGAATAGGAACCTGCTCACAAACCTTTGTGTCCACACTAGCGAACAACACTTTACCTGTACAGACTTTGGGGAAAGTTTTTCACTGAAGGGGAAACTCCTTTCACACCAAGGGCTTCACACAGCTGAGAAACCTTTTAATTGTACACTGTGTGGGAAACAGTTAAGTACTAAGGGCAGCCTCCTCACCCACCAAAATATtaatacaggggagaaacctttcacatgtgtagagtgtggaaaaagcttttcacGAAAGAGCaacctcctgtggcactacaagAATCACACAggcgagaaacctttcacatgtacagagtgtggaaaaagcttttcgCGGAAGAGCAACCTCCTCAGCCACCACAAGAATCACACAGGCGAGAAACCCTTCACAtgcacagagtgtgggaaaagcttttcacgaAAGAGCaacctcctgtggcactacaagAATCACACAggcgagaaacctttcacatgtacagagtgtgggaaaagcttttcacggAAGAGCCAGCTCCTCAGCCACCACAAAAATCACACAGGCGAGAAACCTTtcccatgtacagagtgtgggaaaagcttttcatggAAGAGCCAGCTCCTCAGCCACCACAAGATTCACACAGGCGAGAAACCTTTCAcgtgtacagtgtgtgggaaaagcttttcacgtAAGGAGAACCTCCTCACCCACCACAAGAATCACActggggagaaacctttcacgtgTACAgattgtgggaaaagcttttcatggAAAAGCCAGCTTCTCAGCCACCACAAGGATCACACAGGTGTGAAACCTTTCAcgtgtacagtgtgtgggaaaagcttttcacggAAGAGCAACCTCGTCAGCCACCACAAgaatcacacaggggagaaacctttcacatgtacagagtgtgggaaaagcttttcacggAAGAGCAATCTTCTCTGGCACTACAAGAATCACACAggcgagaaacctttcacatgtacagagtgtgggaaacaattcattcAAAAGAGCTGCCTCCTCAGACACTACAAGAATCACACAGGAGATAAACCTTTCCCATGTGtagtgtgtgggaaaagcttttcacgtAAGAGCCAGCTCCTCAGCCACCACAACAATCACACAGGCGAGAAACCTTTCCCATGTGcagtgtgtgggaaaagcttttcacggAAAAGCAACCTTGTCAGTCACCACAAGATACACACAGGTGAGAAACCTTTcatgtgtgcagagtgtgggaaacaatttagtGAAAAAAGCAGACTCTTTGAACATGaaaggattcacacaggggagaaacctttcccatgtacagtgtgtgggaaaagcttttctcggaagagCAACCTCCTCAGCCACCACAAAAATCACACAGGCGAGAAacttttcacatgtacagagtgtgggaaaagctctTCACGGAAGAGCAACCTCCTATGGCACTACAAGAATCACACAggcgagaaacctttcacatgtacagagtgtgggaaaagcttttcacggAAGAGCCAGCTCCTCAGCCACCACAGGATCCATACGGGTGAGAAGCCTTTTGCTTGA
- the LOC142492497 gene encoding uncharacterized protein LOC142492497 isoform X13 yields MDTGLGPAAIHYLCPPPGGLLRAAAKDTNVLGAVREDRGDLPTTSMDRGALPTTSMDRGALPTTSIDRGALPTTSMDRGALPTTSTDRGVLPTTSMDRGALPTTSTDRGALPTTGMDRGVLPTTCTDRGVLPTTCTDRGVLPTTCTDRGALPTTSMDRGALPTTGTDRGVLPTTGMDPHVLRIVPERLQIKSEREEPNAEEHLAPIKREIHSLPVGENCLNEEQIWTSAMSTSSLTPCSPKGPKTNDTCHTLDTCKEPVPRDCEFKGLVQHTAQTDSSSKSYERDSRRSCDAQLFVHCECGKNFSLNRNLLTNLCVHTSEQHFTCTDFGESFSLKGKLLSHQGLHTAEKPFNCTLCGKQLSTKGSLLTHQNINTGEKPFTCVECGKSFSRKSNLLWHYKNHTGEKPFTCTECGKSFSRKSNLLSHHKNHTGEKPFTCTECGKSFSRKSNLLWHYKNHTGEKPFTCTECGKSFSRKSQLLSHHKNHTGEKPFPCTECGKSFSWKSQLLSHHKIHTGEKPFTCTVCGKSFSRKENLLTHHKNHTGEKPFTCTDCGKSFSWKSQLLSHHKDHTGVKPFTCTVCGKSFSRKSNLVSHHKNHTGEKPFTCTECGKSFSRKSNLLWHYKNHTGEKPFTCTECGKQFIQKSCLLRHYKNHTGDKPFPCVVCGKSFSRKSQLLSHHNNHTGEKPFPCAVCGKSFSRKSNLVSHHKIHTGEKPFMCAECGKQFSEKSRLFEHERIHTGEKPFPCTVCGKSFSRKSNLLSHHKNHTGEKLFTCTECGKSSSRKSNLLWHYKNHTGEKPFTCTECGKSFSRKSQLLSHHRIHTGEKPFA; encoded by the exons GACTGGGACCTGCAGCCATTCATTATCTGTGTCCCCCCCCCGGGGGCCTCCTGAGAGCTGCAGCTAAAGACACTAATGTGCTTGGGGCAGTGAGGGAGGACAGAGGGGatctgcccactaccagcatggacagaggggcgctgcccactaccagcatggacagaggggcactgcccactaccagcatagacagaggggcactgcccactaccagcatggacagaggggcgctgcccactaccagcacggACAGAGGGgtgctgcccactaccagcatggacagaggggcgctgcccactaccagcacggACAGAGGAGCGCTGCCCACTACCGGCATGGACAGAGGGGTGCTGCCCACTACCTGCACGGACAGAGGGGTGCTGCCCACTACCTGCACGGACAGAGGGGTGCTGCCCACTACCTGCAcggacagaggggcactgcccactaccagcatggacagaggggcgctGCCCACTACCGGCACGGACAGAGGGGTGCTGCCCACTACCGGCATGGATCCCCACGTGCTAA ggATTGTTCCGGAGAGGTTACAGAttaagtcagagagagaagagccgAACGCTGAGGAACATCTCGCCCCGATAAAGAGGGAAATACATTCATTACCTGTTGGGG AGAACTGCCTGAATGAGGAGCAGATCTGGACCTCTGCCATGTCCACAAGCTCGTTAACTCCTTGCAGCCCAAAAGGGCCAAAAACCAATGATACCTGCCACACTTTGGACACATGCAAGGAACCAGTGCCACGTGATTGTGAATTTAAAGGCCTTgtccagcacacagcacagacTGACTCGTCAAGCAAAAGTTATGAGAGAGATTCAAGAAGAAGCTGTGATGCTCAGCTTTTTGTCCATTGTGAGTGTGGTAAAAACTTCTCACTGAATAGGAACCTGCTCACAAACCTTTGTGTCCACACTAGCGAACAACACTTTACCTGTACAGACTTTGGGGAAAGTTTTTCACTGAAGGGGAAACTCCTTTCACACCAAGGGCTTCACACAGCTGAGAAACCTTTTAATTGTACACTGTGTGGGAAACAGTTAAGTACTAAGGGCAGCCTCCTCACCCACCAAAATATtaatacaggggagaaacctttcacatgtgtagagtgtggaaaaagcttttcacGAAAGAGCaacctcctgtggcactacaagAATCACACAggcgagaaacctttcacatgtacagagtgtggaaaaagcttttcgCGGAAGAGCAACCTCCTCAGCCACCACAAGAATCACACAGGCGAGAAACCCTTCACAtgcacagagtgtgggaaaagcttttcacgaAAGAGCaacctcctgtggcactacaagAATCACACAggcgagaaacctttcacatgtacagagtgtgggaaaagcttttcacggAAGAGCCAGCTCCTCAGCCACCACAAAAATCACACAGGCGAGAAACCTTtcccatgtacagagtgtgggaaaagcttttcatggAAGAGCCAGCTCCTCAGCCACCACAAGATTCACACAGGCGAGAAACCTTTCAcgtgtacagtgtgtgggaaaagcttttcacgtAAGGAGAACCTCCTCACCCACCACAAGAATCACActggggagaaacctttcacgtgTACAgattgtgggaaaagcttttcatggAAAAGCCAGCTTCTCAGCCACCACAAGGATCACACAGGTGTGAAACCTTTCAcgtgtacagtgtgtgggaaaagcttttcacggAAGAGCAACCTCGTCAGCCACCACAAgaatcacacaggggagaaacctttcacatgtacagagtgtgggaaaagcttttcacggAAGAGCAATCTTCTCTGGCACTACAAGAATCACACAggcgagaaacctttcacatgtacagagtgtgggaaacaattcattcAAAAGAGCTGCCTCCTCAGACACTACAAGAATCACACAGGAGATAAACCTTTCCCATGTGtagtgtgtgggaaaagcttttcacgtAAGAGCCAGCTCCTCAGCCACCACAACAATCACACAGGCGAGAAACCTTTCCCATGTGcagtgtgtgggaaaagcttttcacggAAAAGCAACCTTGTCAGTCACCACAAGATACACACAGGTGAGAAACCTTTcatgtgtgcagagtgtgggaaacaatttagtGAAAAAAGCAGACTCTTTGAACATGaaaggattcacacaggggagaaacctttcccatgtacagtgtgtgggaaaagcttttctcggaagagCAACCTCCTCAGCCACCACAAAAATCACACAGGCGAGAAacttttcacatgtacagagtgtgggaaaagctctTCACGGAAGAGCAACCTCCTATGGCACTACAAGAATCACACAggcgagaaacctttcacatgtacagagtgtgggaaaagcttttcacggAAGAGCCAGCTCCTCAGCCACCACAGGATCCATACGGGTGAGAAGCCTTTTGCTTGA